Below is a window of Haloterrigena alkaliphila DNA.
GCGGGTGGACGCTCGGGAGTCGTGGGACGCGCGGTCGTGTCGGTCCATCCGTTCTCCCCTCACCCTAGCGCACGAGCGACTGCTACAGAAAGGTGATGTCCAACTGTGTTGGTGTGCCCGCCGACGCGGCGGCCCGTCTCAGACGGTGAAAAGGTGACCGTCGGTAGGGACGTCGAACAGTCCGATGCGGGCGCCGGCGTCCAGCCACGCGTGGCCGTAGGAAAACGCTGCCAGCGCGTTGACGAGGTCGCCGTCGTCGCGGAAGTGACGGCCGTCCTCGAGGTACGACGCCGCCATCTCGTAACACTCCGCGGCCGCCTCGGCCATCGGGGTCCCGTCCGGCGGCGCGACCGACGCCGCCTCGAGGGCCTCCGCGAGCAACTCGCCGTAGCGATCCGTCTTCTCCTCGAGATCCGCAGCCATAGTCGATCCTCGGGCGGCGGGGCCGTAAGTGCGTCGTCCCGCGGGACTCCCGTCGGGTTCGTCGACAGCGGGCGACCGACGGGAGCTGCCTGTCGTCACAGAAGACGACGACGCATTGCTGAGAGCGCAAGGGGTTTAGGCCCGCTATCCCAATCCAGATACATGAGCGAACAGCCTCGCGTCGAGATCTATACCAAGGAGGACTGCCCCTACTGCGAGAAGGCCAAGGACCTCTTCGACAGCAAGGACGTCGAGTACGAGACCTACAACGTCACCGGCGACGAGGAGCGCTTCGAGGAGATGATCGAGCGCGCAGACGGCCGCAAGACCGCGCCCGAAGTGTTCATCGACGACGAACTGATCGGCGGCTGGGACGACACCAGCGCACTCGACGAGACGGGCGAGCTGGACGAAAAACTCGGCATCGCGGACGACACCGAGGACGGCGAGGTCCTCGAGCACCGCAAACTCATCATCGCCGGTACCGGGATCGCCGGCCTCACCGCGGCCATCTACGCCGGCCGCTCGAACAACGAGCCGCTGGTCATCGAGGGCGACGAACCCGGCGGCCAGCTCACCCTGACCACGGACGTCGCGAACTACCCCGGCTTCCCCGAGGGCATCAGCGGCCCAGAACTGGTCAACAACATGAAGGAGCAGGCCAGGCAGTTCGGCGCCGACCTCAAGAACGGCATCATCGAGA
It encodes the following:
- a CDS encoding DUF357 domain-containing protein codes for the protein MAADLEEKTDRYGELLAEALEAASVAPPDGTPMAEAAAECYEMAASYLEDGRHFRDDGDLVNALAAFSYGHAWLDAGARIGLFDVPTDGHLFTV